In Chryseobacterium turcicum, a single window of DNA contains:
- a CDS encoding T9SS type B sorting domain-containing protein, with protein MKRILLIVMLFFFSISIWAQRDTEHWFAPMMSRFNESNKQALFLSTDSTTPFPVTIYNNNIAIGTVTISKGNPQSFDVATDLMMTNSQTEIFTVKARGLYVKGDKPFFCTFRFSTKNHGEILTSKGKAGVGTKFYVAYGPLAILSSSNNFTCGVLATEDNTKVTISNYNAAVQFSNGTTGATNPTLTFTLNKGQSYIVEGLGNQPGNQTGFLGAKIESDKPVTVTNGNFNGQVVNSSNGSDILMDQSIPVERLGDEFALIKGMAPISSNVEGAVIVATENNTQVYVNDEVTPIATLNEGQFYHIGSSSFVNQNFTGHYNMRIRSTKKIYVYQLMAGTQVSFVEITIGANYIPPLSCFLPKKIDEIGLINTLPYYMPITPAVKLNIITEKGATVSVNGTPLTAAQGPFPITGNLNWESYSVPNVTGNITVQSTKAVTAGIAAGDGNVGYGGYFAGFSSIPVISKKNGNCIPGMILEVDDSYVSYQWNFNGNPIPGATTNTYSPTKAGSYTATVSVGGTCPPATTPIFEVVTSTKIPTLLTDKVICVDERITLDAGSGFESYEWSTGETTQSISNVGVGKYSVTLKYNGCFNTYEVEIKAAPEPVIKNIDLQNNTATVTAIGGKPPYLYSKDNVKWQASNVFLGLSNGQNRFYVKDAFNCDPVSVEMTIINRINAITPNGDHKNDIISYAELGYKKDLSFSVYDRYGNQVFKGTAFNNYTWDGKFSNKKMLTGTYWYEISWKESNPENTIIKYNGWILLKNAN; from the coding sequence ATGAAAAGAATACTATTAATAGTCATGCTGTTTTTCTTCTCGATTTCTATTTGGGCACAAAGAGATACAGAGCACTGGTTTGCACCAATGATGTCTAGGTTTAATGAGTCTAATAAGCAGGCGTTGTTTTTATCAACCGATTCTACAACTCCTTTTCCTGTTACGATTTACAATAATAATATTGCAATTGGTACCGTAACCATCAGCAAAGGAAATCCACAGTCTTTTGACGTTGCCACAGACCTTATGATGACAAATTCTCAAACTGAGATATTTACTGTCAAAGCCCGAGGACTGTACGTAAAAGGGGATAAACCGTTTTTCTGTACGTTCAGGTTTTCAACGAAGAATCATGGTGAAATTTTAACCTCCAAAGGAAAAGCAGGGGTTGGGACAAAGTTTTATGTAGCATACGGACCTCTTGCCATTTTATCTTCAAGTAATAACTTCACTTGTGGCGTTTTAGCTACAGAAGACAATACCAAGGTAACAATATCTAATTACAATGCTGCAGTTCAGTTTTCTAACGGTACCACAGGAGCTACTAATCCTACCCTTACTTTTACATTAAATAAAGGGCAATCTTATATCGTAGAAGGATTAGGAAATCAGCCAGGGAATCAAACAGGCTTTTTAGGAGCAAAAATTGAATCGGATAAACCCGTAACCGTTACCAATGGTAATTTTAATGGTCAGGTTGTAAATTCAAGCAACGGTTCAGATATTTTGATGGACCAGTCTATTCCTGTAGAACGACTGGGTGATGAGTTTGCCCTAATTAAAGGAATGGCACCGATAAGCTCAAATGTAGAAGGAGCTGTAATCGTAGCAACAGAAAATAATACCCAAGTCTATGTAAATGATGAAGTAACTCCCATTGCAACCTTGAATGAAGGACAATTTTATCATATTGGGTCTTCTTCATTTGTCAATCAGAACTTCACGGGACATTACAATATGAGAATCCGTTCTACTAAAAAAATCTATGTATACCAACTGATGGCGGGCACTCAAGTTTCTTTTGTAGAAATAACCATTGGAGCCAATTACATTCCCCCATTAAGCTGTTTTCTTCCTAAAAAAATTGATGAAATAGGTCTTATTAACACACTACCCTATTACATGCCTATCACTCCAGCGGTTAAACTGAATATTATTACCGAAAAAGGAGCTACAGTATCTGTTAACGGAACACCTTTAACCGCAGCACAAGGGCCATTCCCTATTACCGGAAACCTTAATTGGGAATCTTACTCTGTACCCAATGTTACAGGAAATATTACCGTACAATCTACCAAAGCTGTGACTGCAGGAATTGCTGCAGGAGACGGAAATGTAGGTTATGGTGGTTATTTTGCAGGTTTTTCTTCTATTCCGGTGATATCCAAAAAGAATGGAAACTGTATTCCCGGAATGATTTTAGAAGTAGACGACAGCTACGTTTCTTATCAATGGAATTTTAATGGAAATCCTATTCCGGGAGCAACAACAAATACTTATTCACCAACAAAGGCAGGAAGTTATACCGCTACCGTATCAGTAGGTGGAACTTGTCCTCCCGCAACCACTCCTATTTTTGAAGTGGTAACGTCTACAAAAATTCCTACGCTCCTTACTGATAAGGTAATCTGTGTTGATGAAAGAATAACGCTGGATGCAGGCTCTGGTTTCGAATCTTACGAATGGAGCACTGGAGAAACTACACAATCTATATCTAATGTAGGAGTTGGAAAATATTCGGTTACTTTAAAATATAATGGTTGTTTCAACACTTATGAAGTTGAGATAAAAGCAGCACCGGAACCTGTTATTAAAAACATTGACCTTCAAAATAACACAGCCACCGTTACCGCAATTGGTGGAAAGCCCCCTTATTTATATTCAAAAGACAATGTAAAATGGCAAGCTTCTAATGTGTTTTTGGGACTTTCTAACGGGCAAAATAGATTTTATGTGAAAGATGCATTCAATTGTGACCCTGTAAGTGTAGAAATGACCATCATCAACAGGATTAATGCAATTACTCCAAACGGAGATCATAAAAACGATATTATTTCTTACGCAGAGCTAGGTTACAAAAAAGACTTGTCATTCTCGGTATACGACCGATACGGAAATCAGGTATTTAAAGGAACTGCTTTCAACAACTATACATGGGACGGAAAATTTAGCAACAAAAAAATGCTTACCGGAACTTATTGGTATGAAATCTCTTGGAAAGAATCTAACCCTGAAAACACGATAATCAAATACAACGGCTGGATTTTATTGAAAAATGCCAATTAA
- a CDS encoding T9SS type B sorting domain-containing protein, which produces MKRILLIVMLFFFSISIWAQRDTDHWFAPMAASSINGSPKHALYLSTDSTVPFPVTIYNNNIAIGTVTISKGSPQSFDVPLNVMVGQNASDAMSVKTRGLYLHGDLPYFATYRFSEINHGEILTSKGKAGIGTKFHAVYAPLMNNQISQNFTVGILATEDNTQVKVSGYAMMTWFYNNFNGLTHPSITITLNKGQSYIFAGYANRPGNKDGFIGAKIEATKPVSVTNGNFHGQFGLTPPYNGEDIIMDQSVPVERLGNEFVLIKGMGNLLPEIEGAMIVATENNTEIKLNNNPIPVAILNEGQYYRVSAMNYMVNGPSHLNMYIKSSKNVYVYQLLSGTQDNDATEGFNYIPPLNCFLPKIIDEIGKIGEMPYYTTFNPPLFVKLNILTQTGATVLVSGIPTTPAQGPFPVTGTTDWVSYSIPNISGNVTVTSTKAVTAGIIGGSGNLGYGGYFAGFNSVPVIKKTSGDCIPGIVLEVQGGFAQYQWNLNGNPIPGANLNTYTPTQPGNYTVSITEGTCVPLTTYPFKVYSCLANTVKPLNICAAGTPTTITPAFTNSLQIPVPNTVQIITPPANGTLTVNTTTGVLTYTANAGTTTDTFTYKFCGNNPDFTDCEQVKVNVTVAPLVLTDTTISACNINASGIFDLTTANVGAPATATQNYYPTLADLNANTAEIIPANAYSTTAPTTVYVKVTTVDGCIANAKITLTYYPRINILEGALTECFNENNPNTGTFNLALANVTTTIPVTKNYYHTLNDAQNGINEIIPSNAFVSPNAIVYVKITTVNGCFDFAKIVLKVIPPKPSSVLVDQIICPEGSTTLDAGPGYNSYLWSTGATTQTIQNVLVGDYWVILEFDGCKTKQFVKVHPFPIPKIKKINISNNTATIIAEGGNSPYQYSRDGFFWQDSNVFTNLPRGKNIFYVKDINGCASVQAQITVPNLVNAITPNGDGRNDNLDYSALAYLKDLKISIFNRYGHMMYSSDIDKTYKWDGKIGGTPISTGTYWYEIKWIEPETQVAVMYADWILVKNRE; this is translated from the coding sequence ATGAAAAGAATACTATTAATAGTGATGCTGTTTTTCTTCTCGATTTCTATTTGGGCACAAAGAGATACAGATCATTGGTTTGCACCAATGGCAGCGAGTTCCATTAATGGATCTCCAAAGCACGCATTATATTTATCAACAGATAGTACAGTGCCATTTCCTGTCACGATTTACAATAATAATATTGCAATTGGTACAGTAACCATCAGCAAAGGAAGTCCACAGTCTTTTGATGTTCCTTTAAATGTAATGGTGGGACAAAATGCATCTGATGCCATGAGTGTAAAAACCAGAGGGCTCTACCTTCATGGTGACCTGCCTTATTTTGCAACTTATCGATTTTCTGAAATTAACCATGGAGAAATTTTAACTTCCAAAGGAAAAGCAGGAATAGGAACAAAGTTTCATGCCGTTTATGCCCCGTTGATGAACAACCAAATTAGCCAAAACTTTACGGTTGGTATTTTGGCTACAGAAGACAATACGCAGGTAAAAGTTTCAGGGTATGCAATGATGACATGGTTTTACAATAACTTTAATGGGCTTACTCACCCTTCTATTACGATTACCCTGAATAAAGGGCAGTCATATATATTTGCGGGATATGCCAACAGACCAGGAAACAAAGATGGCTTCATCGGAGCTAAAATAGAAGCTACAAAACCAGTATCTGTTACCAACGGAAACTTTCATGGTCAGTTTGGTCTTACCCCGCCTTATAATGGGGAAGATATTATTATGGATCAGTCGGTACCTGTAGAACGATTAGGAAACGAATTTGTGCTTATTAAAGGCATGGGAAATCTACTTCCTGAGATTGAAGGTGCTATGATTGTAGCTACCGAAAACAATACAGAGATTAAACTTAATAATAATCCTATTCCTGTAGCGATATTGAACGAAGGTCAGTACTACCGCGTAAGTGCGATGAACTATATGGTTAATGGGCCATCTCATCTCAATATGTACATCAAGTCAAGTAAAAATGTATATGTATACCAGCTGTTATCAGGAACTCAGGATAACGATGCAACAGAAGGATTTAATTATATACCGCCTTTAAACTGCTTTTTACCTAAAATTATTGACGAAATAGGAAAAATAGGTGAAATGCCTTATTATACAACTTTCAACCCGCCTCTTTTTGTAAAGCTGAATATTTTGACACAGACAGGAGCCACAGTGCTCGTGAGTGGAATTCCTACCACACCGGCACAAGGCCCTTTCCCTGTAACAGGAACCACAGATTGGGTATCTTATTCTATTCCTAATATTTCCGGAAATGTTACCGTAACTTCTACTAAAGCAGTAACGGCGGGTATTATCGGCGGAAGTGGTAACTTAGGATACGGAGGATATTTTGCAGGATTTAATTCGGTCCCGGTAATTAAAAAAACTTCAGGAGACTGTATTCCTGGGATTGTATTGGAAGTACAAGGTGGTTTTGCGCAATACCAATGGAACCTTAACGGAAACCCAATTCCTGGAGCCAATTTAAATACCTATACACCAACCCAGCCCGGAAACTATACTGTATCTATCACCGAGGGAACTTGTGTGCCGCTTACAACATATCCTTTTAAAGTGTATAGCTGTTTAGCCAATACAGTAAAACCATTAAATATTTGTGCAGCAGGTACTCCTACCACGATTACTCCTGCATTTACAAACTCGTTGCAAATTCCGGTACCCAATACAGTTCAGATTATTACGCCACCGGCAAATGGAACGTTAACAGTCAATACCACTACTGGAGTATTAACTTATACAGCCAATGCCGGAACCACTACAGATACTTTCACTTATAAATTTTGCGGAAACAATCCCGATTTTACAGATTGTGAGCAGGTAAAAGTAAATGTAACAGTAGCGCCTTTAGTGCTTACAGATACTACCATAAGTGCTTGTAACATCAATGCATCTGGTATTTTTGATTTAACAACGGCTAATGTAGGTGCACCCGCAACAGCTACTCAAAATTACTACCCTACCCTGGCAGATTTAAATGCAAATACTGCAGAGATTATTCCTGCAAATGCTTATTCAACAACAGCACCGACTACCGTTTATGTAAAAGTAACGACCGTAGACGGATGTATAGCCAATGCGAAAATTACGCTGACTTATTACCCAAGAATAAATATACTTGAAGGGGCTCTTACCGAATGTTTTAATGAAAACAATCCTAATACGGGAACTTTTAATTTAGCCTTAGCCAATGTTACCACCACTATTCCTGTAACAAAAAATTATTATCATACATTGAATGATGCGCAGAATGGTATCAATGAAATCATCCCTTCGAATGCATTTGTTTCTCCTAATGCCATAGTGTATGTTAAAATAACAACAGTCAATGGATGTTTTGATTTTGCTAAAATAGTCCTGAAAGTTATCCCTCCAAAACCGTCTTCTGTTTTGGTTGACCAAATAATTTGCCCTGAAGGTAGCACCACATTAGATGCAGGACCAGGATATAATTCTTATTTATGGAGCACAGGTGCAACCACGCAGACCATACAAAATGTACTGGTAGGAGATTATTGGGTAATCTTAGAATTTGACGGCTGTAAAACGAAACAGTTTGTGAAAGTACATCCTTTTCCTATTCCAAAAATTAAAAAAATAAATATTAGTAATAATACAGCAACCATAATTGCTGAGGGTGGAAACTCTCCTTATCAATATTCTAGAGATGGGTTTTTCTGGCAAGACTCTAATGTATTCACAAATTTACCTCGAGGTAAAAATATATTTTATGTGAAAGATATTAATGGTTGTGCTTCTGTTCAGGCTCAGATTACAGTACCTAACCTTGTGAATGCAATTACGCCCAACGGAGACGGTAGAAATGACAATTTAGATTATTCAGCATTAGCATATCTTAAAGATTTAAAAATTTCAATCTTCAACAGATATGGTCATATGATGTATTCTTCTGATATAGATAAAACTTACAAATGGGACGGGAAAATTGGAGGAACTCCTATAAGCACCGGAACATATTGGTACGAAATAAAATGGATAGAGCCAGAAACTCAGGTTGCCGTAATGTATGCCGATTGGATTTTGGTAAAAAACAGAGAATAA
- a CDS encoding bestrophin family protein, protein MNTNSHYKLQHFIPWTRAKIYKMLVLSIIPTLAFYFLELNWLAIPWVPIALLGTATAFISGFKNTQTYNRTWEARQIYGAIINSSRAFGIMVKDFVRNSDKLEESKLHTEIIYRHFAWLTALRFQLRETKSWENVKVRSYYKEYLKYYKVPEWESDLSEELKPFLSEKELAYILSTKNRATQIIATQSEHLRTLNEKGFISDYNYVALENQLKDLYDQQGKCERIKNFPYPRQFTSINLYFTNMLCFLLPFGFLGEFSKMIEKFGEPIIWLTVPFSVLIGWVFLVLEQIGESTENPFEGNPNDVPITQITRNIEIDLREMLGETSLPPALQPINNILM, encoded by the coding sequence ATGAATACAAATTCTCATTATAAACTTCAACATTTTATTCCCTGGACGCGGGCTAAAATTTACAAAATGCTTGTTTTAAGTATAATTCCTACCCTTGCATTTTATTTTTTAGAATTAAACTGGCTTGCGATTCCTTGGGTTCCTATAGCCTTATTGGGAACAGCAACCGCTTTCATTTCAGGGTTTAAAAATACACAAACCTACAATCGAACTTGGGAGGCAAGGCAAATTTATGGCGCCATCATCAACAGCAGTCGTGCATTCGGAATTATGGTGAAAGATTTTGTGAGAAATAGTGATAAACTCGAAGAATCTAAACTTCATACCGAAATTATTTACCGTCATTTTGCATGGCTTACTGCTTTGAGATTTCAGCTGAGAGAAACCAAAAGCTGGGAAAATGTAAAAGTAAGAAGCTACTACAAAGAATATCTGAAATATTACAAAGTTCCGGAGTGGGAAAGCGATTTATCTGAAGAGCTTAAACCTTTTCTTTCCGAAAAAGAATTGGCTTATATTTTATCTACCAAAAACAGAGCAACACAAATTATCGCCACACAGTCGGAACATTTGAGAACACTTAATGAAAAAGGCTTTATATCAGATTACAATTATGTGGCTTTAGAAAATCAGTTGAAAGACCTTTATGACCAGCAAGGAAAATGCGAGCGAATTAAAAACTTTCCGTACCCAAGACAGTTTACAAGCATCAATTTATATTTTACCAATATGCTGTGTTTCTTATTGCCATTTGGCTTTTTAGGAGAGTTTTCTAAAATGATTGAAAAATTTGGAGAGCCTATTATCTGGCTTACCGTTCCTTTTAGTGTTTTGATAGGCTGGGTTTTCCTTGTTTTAGAACAAATTGGTGAAAGCACCGAAAATCCTTTTGAAGGAAACCCCAATGATGTTCCGATTACCCAAATCACCAGAAACATTGAGATTGATTTAAGAGAAATGCTTGGGGAAACGAGCCTTCCACCAGCATTGCAACCTATCAATAATATTTTAATGTAA
- a CDS encoding T9SS type B sorting domain-containing protein encodes MILQNTYYHIKKESSLLKKVVFGLLLFLFASNNLFSQRDTEHWFAPTKQGFASNTNRQALFLSTDATTPFPVTIYNNNIAIGTVTISKGNPISFDVPTNFMITDSQAEVFTIKTRGLYLKGDKPFFCTFRFSIDKHGEILTSKGKAGIGNKFYVAHVNLPQADSSYNFSCGILATEDNTEVIVSGYSPSVQFSNGTTGTNTPTMTFILNKGQSYLIDGKGSAIGNLTGFIGTKIISNKPISVTNGNFNGQHTTIGNGGGGNDIYMDQSIPVERLGDEYILMKGMAPLSYELEGAIVVATENNTQVYLNDDTIPVATLNEGQFYRIGSTGYISQNFSGHYNMRVRSTKNIYVYQLLSGGSTGTYYNTGGANYIPPINCFLPKKIDEIGFINTLPYLNPATPIVKLNIITEAGATVTVNGTVLSGIQGPYPVTGNLNWQTYSVPNVTGNITVQSTKAVTAGIVASHEAVGYGGYFAGFSSIPVISKKNGNCIPGMILEVDDSYVSYQWNFNGNPIPGATTKTYSPTKTGNYTVTVSVGGTCPPATTPVFEVVTSTKTPTLLTDKVICIDERTTLDAGSGFESYEWSTGETTQSISNVGIGKYSVTLKYNGCFNTYEVEIKAPAQPVINKVDLQNNTATVTVTGGQPPYLYSKDNVKWQASNVFLGLSNGQNRFYVKDAFNCDPVSVEMTIINRINAITPNGDHKNDIISYAELGYKKDLSFSVYDRYGNQVFKGTAFNNYTWDGKFSNKKMLTGTYWYEISWKESNPENTLIKYNGWILLKNAL; translated from the coding sequence ATGATACTCCAAAATACTTATTATCATATAAAAAAAGAATCTTCATTATTGAAGAAGGTTGTGTTTGGTTTATTGCTTTTCCTTTTTGCAAGCAATAATCTTTTTTCGCAAAGAGATACAGAACATTGGTTTGCACCAACAAAGCAAGGTTTTGCTTCTAATACGAATAGACAGGCGTTGTTTTTATCAACAGATGCTACAACTCCTTTTCCCGTTACGATTTACAATAACAATATTGCTATTGGCACAGTAACCATCAGCAAAGGAAATCCTATCTCATTCGACGTACCCACAAATTTCATGATTACAGATTCTCAGGCTGAGGTATTTACGATCAAAACCCGAGGATTGTATCTAAAAGGAGATAAACCTTTTTTCTGCACCTTTAGATTTTCTATTGATAAACATGGCGAAATATTAACATCAAAAGGAAAAGCAGGGATAGGTAATAAATTTTATGTTGCCCATGTCAACTTACCACAAGCTGATAGTTCTTATAATTTCAGCTGTGGAATTTTAGCTACAGAAGATAACACTGAGGTGATAGTATCGGGCTATAGTCCTTCCGTTCAGTTTTCCAATGGAACTACAGGAACCAATACCCCAACGATGACCTTTATATTGAATAAAGGACAATCTTATCTCATCGATGGAAAAGGTTCAGCAATCGGAAATCTTACAGGTTTTATAGGAACTAAAATCATCTCTAATAAACCCATTAGTGTGACCAACGGAAACTTTAATGGTCAACATACAACAATAGGAAATGGCGGAGGAGGAAATGATATTTATATGGACCAATCTATTCCTGTTGAACGTCTGGGAGATGAATATATTTTAATGAAAGGCATGGCGCCTCTTTCTTATGAGCTGGAAGGTGCTATTGTAGTGGCTACTGAAAACAACACACAAGTGTATCTAAATGACGACACGATTCCTGTAGCAACTTTAAATGAAGGACAATTTTATAGAATTGGATCCACAGGATATATCAGTCAGAATTTCAGTGGGCATTATAATATGAGAGTTCGCTCTACCAAAAACATTTATGTCTATCAGCTTTTGTCAGGAGGTAGCACAGGAACGTATTACAACACAGGTGGGGCCAATTATATTCCTCCCATTAATTGTTTTCTTCCTAAAAAAATTGATGAGATAGGCTTTATTAATACGCTACCTTACCTTAATCCTGCTACTCCTATAGTAAAGCTTAATATTATTACCGAAGCTGGAGCTACAGTAACCGTTAACGGAACTGTTTTATCAGGAATTCAGGGGCCTTATCCTGTTACCGGAAACCTCAATTGGCAAACTTACTCAGTACCCAATGTTACAGGAAATATTACGGTACAATCTACCAAAGCTGTCACTGCAGGGATTGTAGCTAGTCATGAAGCTGTAGGTTACGGAGGTTATTTTGCAGGTTTTTCTTCTATTCCGGTGATATCCAAAAAGAATGGAAACTGTATTCCCGGAATGATTTTAGAAGTAGACGACAGCTACGTTTCTTATCAATGGAATTTTAATGGAAATCCTATTCCAGGAGCGACAACAAAGACTTATTCGCCAACAAAGACAGGAAACTACACCGTAACTGTATCAGTTGGTGGAACTTGTCCTCCCGCAACCACTCCGGTTTTTGAAGTGGTAACCTCTACAAAAACTCCTACTCTCCTTACTGATAAGGTAATCTGTATTGATGAAAGAACAACGCTGGATGCAGGCTCTGGTTTCGAATCTTACGAATGGAGTACCGGAGAAACTACACAATCTATATCTAATGTAGGAATAGGGAAATATTCGGTTACTTTAAAATATAATGGTTGTTTCAATACTTATGAAGTTGAGATAAAAGCACCAGCCCAACCTGTTATTAACAAAGTTGACCTTCAAAATAATACGGCAACCGTTACCGTAACTGGAGGCCAGCCCCCTTATTTATATTCAAAAGACAATGTAAAATGGCAGGCTTCTAATGTGTTTTTGGGACTTTCTAACGGGCAAAACAGATTTTATGTGAAAGATGCATTCAATTGTGACCCTGTAAGTGTAGAAATGACCATCATCAACAGGATTAATGCAATCACTCCAAACGGAGATCATAAAAATGATATTATTTCTTACGCAGAGCTAGGGTACAAAAAAGACTTATCATTCTCGGTATACGACCGATACGGAAATCAGGTGTTTAAAGGAACTGCTTTCAACAACTATACATGGGACGGAAAATTTAGCAATAAAAAAATGCTTACCGGAACTTATTGGTATGAAATCTCTTGGAAAGAATCTAATCCTGAAAACACGCTTATCAAATACAACGGCTGGATTTTATTGAAAAACGCCCTTTAA
- a CDS encoding Na+/H+ antiporter, producing MHHSILLVLGLLFSVFMLVMLAQRIKIAYPIFLVIAGLGISFIPGIPHVGLDPEIIFLIFLPPLLYEAAWYTSWTDFWKWKRPIGLLAFGLVFFTSTIVAYFTSSFIPGFTLALGFLLGGIISPPDAVAAATVLKGMGVPKRLMTILEGESLVNDASSLIVFKFALLAVITGTFSMQEATGQFFLVAGMGIVVGLVGAHIMYVIHRFLPTTPAIDAALTVMTPYILFLAAEQFHFSGVMAVVTGGLFISWRSHEIFKTGSTRLNMLGVWTTLIFVMNAVVFVLIGLELPQIIESLGKYSVWQGVKYGAIVSLIIIVLRFLWVFPIAHIPRWLSSKARQDPSPGWKGPVVISWAGMRGVVSLATALSIPFYLDDKGTLFPERNLIIFITFVVIFITLVFQGLTLPFIIKLIKLKEIDDILPEEEQKTGIQLILDNTALKIVNEKSSDDLMNNELVNFYKSNLEADINVASKRLESLECDEIKHQEIEKYHQLLLDIYTIQRKELFKMRKERLFSDEEIRKAELQLDLNELKITGGGH from the coding sequence ATGCACCATTCTATATTATTGGTCTTAGGACTTTTGTTTTCCGTCTTTATGCTGGTTATGTTGGCTCAGCGTATCAAAATTGCGTATCCTATTTTTCTCGTTATTGCGGGGCTGGGAATCAGTTTTATTCCAGGAATTCCACACGTAGGTTTAGACCCTGAAATCATATTTTTGATATTTTTGCCCCCATTATTATACGAAGCTGCTTGGTACACTTCATGGACAGATTTTTGGAAATGGAAACGCCCAATCGGCTTACTGGCTTTTGGGTTGGTATTTTTCACGTCAACCATTGTAGCATACTTCACCTCCTCTTTTATTCCCGGATTCACCCTTGCCTTAGGATTTCTTTTGGGTGGAATTATTTCTCCGCCGGATGCAGTAGCAGCAGCAACTGTTTTAAAAGGAATGGGCGTTCCAAAAAGGCTAATGACGATTTTGGAAGGTGAAAGTTTAGTGAATGACGCTTCTTCATTAATCGTTTTTAAATTTGCTTTACTTGCCGTCATTACCGGAACTTTTTCAATGCAGGAAGCAACGGGTCAGTTTTTCTTAGTGGCTGGAATGGGAATTGTGGTTGGGCTTGTCGGAGCGCATATTATGTATGTCATTCATCGCTTTTTGCCCACAACTCCGGCAATTGACGCAGCTCTTACGGTAATGACACCTTATATTTTATTTTTGGCAGCAGAACAGTTTCATTTTTCGGGAGTGATGGCAGTTGTTACAGGTGGATTATTTATTTCATGGCGTTCTCACGAAATATTTAAAACAGGAAGCACAAGATTAAATATGCTTGGAGTTTGGACGACGCTTATTTTTGTGATGAATGCGGTTGTTTTCGTATTGATAGGATTAGAACTTCCTCAAATCATTGAATCTCTGGGAAAATATTCAGTTTGGCAAGGTGTAAAGTACGGAGCAATCGTAAGTTTAATCATTATTGTACTAAGATTTTTGTGGGTTTTTCCTATTGCACATATTCCAAGATGGTTGAGCTCAAAAGCAAGACAAGACCCTTCTCCAGGCTGGAAAGGCCCCGTAGTAATCAGTTGGGCTGGGATGAGAGGTGTTGTTTCATTGGCAACTGCACTTTCAATTCCGTTTTATCTGGATGACAAAGGAACCCTTTTTCCAGAACGAAACCTTATTATTTTTATCACTTTCGTCGTAATATTCATTACTCTGGTTTTTCAGGGATTGACTTTGCCTTTTATTATTAAATTAATTAAACTTAAAGAAATTGATGACATTCTCCCTGAAGAAGAGCAAAAAACAGGAATTCAACTGATTTTAGACAATACAGCTCTCAAAATAGTGAACGAAAAATCTTCGGACGATTTAATGAATAACGAATTGGTTAATTTTTATAAATCTAATTTGGAAGCCGATATCAACGTCGCCAGTAAACGACTGGAATCTTTAGAATGTGACGAAATAAAACATCAGGAAATTGAAAAATATCATCAGTTGCTTTTGGATATTTACACCATTCAAAGAAAAGAACTATTCAAAATGAGAAAAGAAAGACTTTTTTCAGATGAAGAAATCCGTAAAGCCGAGCTCCAATTAGATTTAAATGAATTAAAAATCACTGGCGGAGGTCATTAA